From Argopecten irradians isolate NY chromosome 2, Ai_NY, whole genome shotgun sequence, the proteins below share one genomic window:
- the LOC138314186 gene encoding uncharacterized protein isoform X2, with translation MMAQKLGVPIDLVVKFGGSAITDKHQLESLRKDNLVSAAATISHCVDHGLRCVVVHGAGSFGHHHAKDYEVNSGLHGTAEEVKRRKYGMCLTRLSVTKLNHEVVRSLVDVKVNAIGMSAIGVWVADNGEIFRHGVNGILELLDNGFVPVLHGDCVLDASKGCGILSGDVIIKTLCKEHLVNRVVFLSDVTGVFDKPPSETGNGEPSFVSVFLLLDPYSSTLSRCKTHSKNLCGWKWENNVSHLNIV, from the exons ATGATGGCACAGAAATTGGGCGTCCCTATAGATCTGGTGGTGAAGTTTGGAGGCAGCGCCATTACTGACAAACACCAGCTAGAATCCCTGAGAAAGGACAATTTAGTATCTGCAGCGGCCACCATTAGCCATTGTGTAGATCACGGCCTTCGATGTGTCGTCGTTCATGGGGCAGG ATCGTTTGGTCACCACCATGCTAAAGACTATGAAGTAAATTCTGGACTTCATGGAACTGCAGAAGAGGTGAAGAGGAGGAAATACGGCATGTGTCTCACCCGCTTATCTGTTACCAAg TTGAACCACGAAGTAGTGAGGAGTCTGGTGGACGTCAAGGTCAACGCTATCGGGATGTCA gCGATTGGTGTCTGGGTGGCGGACAACGGTGAGATTTTCCGTCACGGCGTAAACGGCATATTGGAACTGCTAGACAACGGTTTTGTTCCCGTTCTACATGGGGACTGCGTACTGGATGCTAGTAAAGGCTGTGGCATCCTAAGTGGTGACGTCATCATAAAG ACACTCTGTAAAGAGCATTTGGTGAATCGTGTGGTGTTTCTATCAGATGTCACAGGGGTGTTTGATAAACCTCCGTCAGAAACAGGTAACGGAGAGCCATCCTTTGTCAGTGTCTTCTTATTACTCGATCCATATTCTTCAACACTCAGTAG ATGCAAAA